The genomic stretch AAACCGGAAATAAAATTATGCATATAAATTATAATTTCAAAATCGAGAAAATAACGCTTGAATGACAAGGGGATCGGACATTTGAGAAAAACCATGGGTCCGGGCTGCGGCGCCTTCCCGTTTTTAAGTTAATTCATTGGAATAAAAATATACTTATCCACAGGTTGTGGATTCGTTTTCCCTTGATTTCCGCTTGGATAAAAAATCGGCAGAAAAAAATAAAAAAACAGTTGAAACCGTTTGGCCGACTTGCTAGAGATGCACCCCAGGATTTCGGTCCTTCACCTTTCCATCGGAGAATAAAGGCTACCTATCGATGGAAAATCACAGGTGAATTTGCCACTTTAGTGGCTTTGTTGATTTGGGTCAAGGCGAAAACAAACCAAATCGCTGATAAAGGACATTCGGCTGGCGGGTTCGTATTCCCCGGTCGGGTTTGGGGTTTTGAAAATATGGATACGTTGTGGATTCGTACGCTCGAAGCTTTGAAAACTCGTGTCGATTCCAAAAATTTCGCGGCCTGGTTGCAACCGCTGACGCAAATCCAAGTCAACAAAACGTATCTGCGACTGGCCGCTCCCAATAAAATGGTCCGTAAATGGTTCATCGAAAATTACCTGGCCATCGCGACCGATGCCTTGCGGAACATTGCCGGACGGGAAATCCTCATCGAGGTGGAACTGTCCGAATCGCAAATGACTTTCGATCAAAAAGTCTTTGCCGCGCCGATCAAGCCGGAACCGGCCGAAGTCAAGAAGACCAACAATAATTTGCCGAACGAATCCTATACGTTCGACAACTTCATCGTCGGTCCGTCCAACGAATTCGCCTACTCCGCCAGCTTGAACGTCACCAAATCGCCCGGCCAAGGTATGAATCCGTTGTTCATCTACGGCGGCACCGGGTTGGGGAAAACCCATCTGCTCAATGCCGTCGGCGTCAAGTTGTTGAAAAAACATAGCGATATGCGATTGATGCTGGTCTCCGCCGAAAAATTCATGAATGAGTTGATCAGCGCCATTCAGGGCAAGCGAACGACCGCCTTCCACAAAAAATACCGCAACCTCGATGCCCTGCTCATCGACGACGTGCAGATCATCGGCGGCAAGACAGCCACCCAGGAAGAATTTTTCCATACCTTCAACGCGCTGTACGAGAACGGCGCCCAGAT from Myxococcales bacterium encodes the following:
- the dnaA gene encoding chromosomal replication initiator protein DnaA, which gives rise to MDTLWIRTLEALKTRVDSKNFAAWLQPLTQIQVNKTYLRLAAPNKMVRKWFIENYLAIATDALRNIAGREILIEVELSESQMTFDQKVFAAPIKPEPAEVKKTNNNLPNESYTFDNFIVGPSNEFAYSASLNVTKSPGQGMNPLFIYGGTGLGKTHLLNAVGVKLLKKHSDMRLMLVSAEKFMNELISAIQGKRTTAFHKKYRNLDALLIDDVQIIGGKTATQEEFFHTFNALYENGAQIVLASDKYPREIPMLEERLRSRFGMGMIADIQAPELETRMAIVRKKAAWENITLSDEVAFYIASHITSNIRELEGALRRVAAFAELYNGQINLEVARKALRNLVGDPDRPIGVEQVQKAVCELFNVKQAELIGTRKHKAVAEPRQVAMYLSRKLTHSSFPDIAKKFGNRDHTTVMYACRKVEDQARQDPTLFGMLETLEKTLRN